From the Niveibacterium microcysteis genome, the window CCCGGCCGGCCTTGATGCCGCGGCCCATGCGGTAGGCGGTGTTGGCGTCGCGCGTCCACACGCCTGCGCCGAGCCCGTAGACCGTGTCGTTGGCAATTGCGAGCGCCTCCGCCTCGTCCTTGAAGGTGGTCACGGCCACGACCGGGCCGAAGATCTCCTCCTGGAAGATGCGCATCTTGTTGTGGCCGCGGAACATCGTCGGCTGGATGTAGTAGCCCTCTGCCAGCACGCCGCCAAGTTGTGCCCGTTCGCCGCCGATCAGGCAGCTTGCGCCCTCCTGCTTGCCCAGCGCGAGGTAGCTCTGGATTTTGTCCATCTGCATCTGCGAGGCCTGTGCGCCCATCATCGTCGCGGCATCAAGCGGGTTGCCCTGCTTGATCGCGCGCACGCGGGCCAGCACGCGGTCCATGAATTCGTCGTACATCGATTCGTGGATCAGCGCACGCGACGGGCAGGTGCAGACCTCGCCCTGGTTGAAGGCGAACAGCACGAGGCCCTCGATCGCCTTGTCGAGGAAGTCGTCGTCCTGCGCCGCTACGTCGGCGAAGAAGATGTTGGGCGACTTGCCGCCCAGCTCCAGCGTCGCCGGGATCAGGTTGCCGGCGGCAGCCTGCGCGATCACCTTGCCCGTTGCGGTGCTGCCGGTGAACGCGATCTTCGCGATGCGCTTGCTGGTCGCGAGCGGCATGCCGGCTTCACGGCCGAAGCCGTTGACGATGTTGAGCACGCCGGGCGGCAGCAGGTCGGCGATCAGTTCGACCAGTACCAGGATGCTGATCGGCGTCGATTCTGCGGGCTTCAGGACCACGCAGTTGCCGGCGCCCAGCGCCGGCGCGATCTTCCACGCGGCCATCAGGATCGGGAAGTTCCACGGGATGATCTGGCCGACCACACCCAGCGGCTCATGGAAGTGGTAGGCGATGGTGTTCTCGTCGATTTCGCTGATCGAGCCTTCCTGCGCGCGCAGCACGCCGGCGAAGTAGCGGAAGTGATCGACCGCGAGCGGGATGTCGGCGTTGAGCGTCTCGCGGATCGCCTTGCCGTTGTCCACCGTCTCGGCATAGGCGAGGCGCTCGAGGTTGGCCTCGATGCGCTCGGCGATCTTCAGCAGGATGTTCGAACGCTCGGCCGGCGAGGTGCGCCCCCACTTGTCGGCGGCGGCGTGTGCGGCGTCGAGCGCCAGTTCGATGTCCTCGGCGCCGGATCGTGCTGCCTGGCAGAAGGGCTTGCCGGTGATTGGCGTGATGTTGTCGAAGTATTCGCCACGCACCGGGGGCACCCATTTGCCTCCGATGAAGTTGTCGTAACGCTGCTTGAACTGGACGGGCGCGCCAGCTTGGCCGGGCAGTGCGTAGGTCATGGTCTCCTCCTGTTGTAGGTGTGCGGGCGATTGCTTCGCCTCGTGGCGTACCTGTGCAGTGCCCGTGCCAAGCGTTTGGGCGGCGCAGCTCGATCAGCCGGAAACCCATGCCGGGCGGGCATTGCGCCCCGATTGGCCTTGAGTGCGCGTGGAGGGTTTTGGGTGCCGCGGTGTCCAGTAATGGAACACCGCGTGTTCAAAGACTGGACAGCGGCAGCGGTGCGAGCGACGTCCGTTCGCTTTCAGACAGCATGGAAGTCAGGGGAGCGCGGTGCCGGGTCAAACTATTAGCAATGCTAATGATCTGTCTGCATATTTCAGATTGCTAATTCGATGCTGCTTCGGCCGCTATCCTGTTCTCCGCGGTCCTACAAAGGTGCCGCGAGTGCCCACGCAGTCGATACGTCCGCACACCGATCCGGTGCCGGTCAGCGTTGCCGCCTCTCCTTGCTGCCTCGCGCGGCGGCGGGCGTATCGACGGGCCTCGATAACAAGCAGAGCGATCAGGTGCAGCATGAACACCCACGTCATCTTTCAAGGTTTTCTCGTTACCGCCGGTCTGATCATGGCGATTGGCGCGCAGAACGCGCATGTGCTGAAGATGGGCCTCACGCGGCAGCATGTGCTGCCGACGATTCTCGTGTGCGCGCTGTCCGATGCCTTCCTGATCGGGCTCGGCGTGACCGGCATGGGCAAGGTGATCGAACACTTCCCGGTGGCGGTGGAAGTGGCGACCTGGGGTGGTGCTGCGTTCCTGATGTGGTACGGCCTGCGTTCCTTGCGCTCGGCCTTCAGTGCGCACGCACTGACGCCCGCTGACGCGCCGCCGATGCCGCTGAAGCAGGCGATCGTGCTGGTGCTGGGCTTTACCTACCTCAACCCGCACGCCTATCTCGACACGATCGTGCTGATCGGCTCGATCGGCGGGCGTGAGCATGGGCTGGACCGCGTTGGCTTCTGGCTCGGCTGCATTGCGGCGTCGGTCAGCTGGTTCATGCTGCTCGGCTACGGCGCGCGCTGGCTGGCTCCGTTGTTCGCCAAGCCGGCCTCGTGGCGGGTGCTCGATGCGATGATCGGCGTCGGCATGGGGATCATTGCGATCTCGCTGCTGCGCTGACCTGCCGGGGCGCGACGGCACCCCGGCGTTGGCGTCGCATCAGGCCTGCGTCGAGAGCAGGCTGGCGACCCCGGCACTGTTCTGATCGGTGCCGAAGGTGCCGTAAGCGTGCGCCAGTTGCAGGATCTTCATCATCAACTGCGCCTCGCTGTTGGCCTGCGCGTTCGTATTGCTGGTGTCCGACGTCGTGCCGCTGTCGCTGGCCTGCGTCGATTTGTCGTAGGCCATCGCTTCCTTGAAGCTGACCTTGCCGTCACCGTCGCTGTCCGCATCGTCGAAGTTGTTGACGATCTTGTTCAGCAGGTCGGTGCGCTTGCTGTCCTTGCTGCCGATTTCCTCGATCTGGCTGCTCAGCTGATCCTTCGTGAAACCGGTGTCGTCCTTCGGCGGCGGGGGCGGCATGCCGCCGGCAGCACCAGGCCCGCCTGGGCCGCCCATGCGCGAGCTCATCAACTGCTGGTCGAGCTGCGAAGCGAGGTTCTCGATCGCGCTTGAGAATTCGTCCTTCGTGACCTTTCCGTCGCTGTCGCTGTCGAACTGCTTGAAGACCTCGGCCGCGTCGATATTGCTGCTCTTGCCGCGCGCCTTGTCGACCATGCTGAAGGCGGTCGTGAGGTCGTCTTCCGAGATGTAGCCCTGCTGGCGTGTGTCGATCTTCGAAAACAGC encodes:
- a CDS encoding LysE/ArgO family amino acid transporter, giving the protein MNTHVIFQGFLVTAGLIMAIGAQNAHVLKMGLTRQHVLPTILVCALSDAFLIGLGVTGMGKVIEHFPVAVEVATWGGAAFLMWYGLRSLRSAFSAHALTPADAPPMPLKQAIVLVLGFTYLNPHAYLDTIVLIGSIGGREHGLDRVGFWLGCIAASVSWFMLLGYGARWLAPLFAKPASWRVLDAMIGVGMGIIAISLLR
- a CDS encoding EF-hand domain-containing protein, whose translation is MSISGISSGASQFASALFSKIDTRQQGYISEDDLTTAFSMVDKARGKSSNIDAAEVFKQFDSDSDGKVTKDEFSSAIENLASQLDQQLMSSRMGGPGGPGAAGGMPPPPPKDDTGFTKDQLSSQIEEIGSKDSKRTDLLNKIVNNFDDADSDGDGKVSFKEAMAYDKSTQASDSGTTSDTSNTNAQANSEAQLMMKILQLAHAYGTFGTDQNSAGVASLLSTQA
- the adh gene encoding aldehyde dehydrogenase is translated as MTYALPGQAGAPVQFKQRYDNFIGGKWVPPVRGEYFDNITPITGKPFCQAARSGAEDIELALDAAHAAADKWGRTSPAERSNILLKIAERIEANLERLAYAETVDNGKAIRETLNADIPLAVDHFRYFAGVLRAQEGSISEIDENTIAYHFHEPLGVVGQIIPWNFPILMAAWKIAPALGAGNCVVLKPAESTPISILVLVELIADLLPPGVLNIVNGFGREAGMPLATSKRIAKIAFTGSTATGKVIAQAAAGNLIPATLELGGKSPNIFFADVAAQDDDFLDKAIEGLVLFAFNQGEVCTCPSRALIHESMYDEFMDRVLARVRAIKQGNPLDAATMMGAQASQMQMDKIQSYLALGKQEGASCLIGGERAQLGGVLAEGYYIQPTMFRGHNKMRIFQEEIFGPVVAVTTFKDEAEALAIANDTVYGLGAGVWTRDANTAYRMGRGIKAGRVWTNCYHAYPAHATFGGYKESGIGRETHKMMLDHYQQTKNLLVSYSPKALGFF